AAGAAATAAAGCAACTATGGTTACAGATTAATCAATCAAAAAAATTCTCTTTCATATTTTCTCATGTCATGGATATTCCGGAAATCTAAATTTCCTTTTAATAGGAGACATTCAATGACCAAATGCCAGTGATCTATAAGCTGCAGGGGTGGACCTAGCATAGTATTTGTTTTgaaaaattcattgaatatgtataaattgcTAATTTAGAACCCGGCAACTTAAACGAATTAGAATCTCGAGCCCACAAGCTTCGAATTCTTGCTCCACCTCTGATCAGCTGTACGTATTTTAACCAGTGTTATGCAAGGGAAGCCGCAATATTTGGTAGATATTCAAGATAAAGCAGTAGTTGAAAAGGATTTACAAAGTATATACCAATAGCTCTTTGTCCAGCGAGTTTAAAAAGTAGTGCAGCCTACAAAAGCAAACTAACGATGGTgaaatattcattaaagaaaTCAAAAGAACACCATAGAAATTAATTTCATCATTACTCTTATGACTTGAGCGTGTGCTCTGATCATCCTTCttctttgttctttctcttcggCTTTTCTCAAGTCGAGAGTATACCTAAATCGGCGTGATGCATTAAGCACAAGAGCTGCTTCCTGTCAGTGATCAAGGTTAATCAGAAAGATAAAGCACAATGTTGATCAATTATTTCTTAAGCTATAGACAAGACGAATGAGATATTAATGTGTCGACGCAGATTACTTCCTTAAAATCTACTAGTCACAAACTCTTAACACAAAAGAACACTTTAGCCACCATGAAAATTACTGAGCAAAAGAAAGGAATACATATGAAAAATTATCAGGGCACCATGATTCACTGGTTCAAATATCACATCAACTAACAGAACATACTCATGCCAACCTGACAACAAAAGGCTAAGACACACGATTCTGTAAGGTACCTAAGAGTTCATTAGCAtatttataataaaaataatcatcactttttcgcgagtttcacgcCCCAACTTTCAGTTGTTCCcgttttcctacctgaactatcaccattgaTGTATTAACACACAAAACTCGCGAATaagtgatagttgaggtgtgtttgtGAGGATTAACTCAAATTTAATGATTAAGAATAGAAAGGACTGAATTGAAATTCAATATAAGAAGACTTACCCTCCAGCGTTTAAGAGCGTGGAAAGACGCCTTCTTGGTATTGGCAATGTGGAAAGGATCAGAGAAATCATCTTGGGAAGAAGAGGATTTGAGAGTGGGGGAGGCAGCCTCGAGGTCAGTCTGATCGTTGAGTTGCATTGTAATTAGGGGCGTATCAGTCATCAAGAGATGGCTATATAGAGGAGAGAATCGGAATGCAAAGAAAACAGCATGCATATACAGAAATAGTAAATGAAAGAAATAGCAAGTCAAAGAGTGGAGGGAGAGGTGGAGCGATTATATCGGTAAAACCATGAACCTTGATTTGGGTTTTGCCCCCAAAAACTCGCAATGCCGTTAAATAAGAAGCGCCAAACCACTTTGATTTGGGTTTTGCCCCCAAAAACTCGCAATGCCGTTAAATAAGAAGCGCCAAACCACTTCTCCCCCATTAACTTTGATTTGGGTTTTCCCCCACAACACCCTTCGGACAAGATTTTGGCAAATCACTTCTCCCTTCATCATAACTGTTTTCCTTTACAACCAACAAGATTGTCCATTTCAGTTATTGTTTCAAAGTTACACCATATTTGATCAAATTCAATTGTGTCCCTGCTCTCCTAttttatgagcccgtttggattgccttataagttgcttataagccgGTTTTAGTTTTTTTTAGTTTGGTTagccagcttaaagttattttgtgcttaaaataagctcaaaaaaatattgagcccatttgacttagcttatctaaaacagcttataagctaaacagcttataagccaaaaaaataagttagaccaccccaatttattttatttagcttataagctgcaaccagcttataggcataagcccatccaatcAGGCTCTATGTTCTCCCTTGTGTTTTTGGTCGATTTAAAATGGCGCCTTAAATATATTATTGAGCATTTTTATATGGGAAAAATTTTCAGAAACCTCCCTCACGTTTTGCTTCGTTTCACTGACATCCTCGTATTGGAAATATTACGACTACCTCCCTTATTTtaactttttatgtttttatttattattaacaATACATAACATATGTGAACTGATTTGTTCTTCATGAGATCATGCTTTTTTGGttaattattaatttatgaaTCCACCTTTAAAAAGTTATTTCTTAGGAATGGATATCATGCTTTTTTGGttaattattaatttatgaaTCCacctttattttatttcttattgcAAGCAAAATCCAACAACACGTGTTAGataagtttttaataaaaaacgTCTTTAAAATGATGAAGCAGTATAGAAACCTTTACCTCTTAATCCCAATTCGTCTAATCCAATCCATCAGAATACTACTTAATTCCTAGAAGCAAAAACATAAGGAGCACTTGACATACTTCCAAAAAAGATTACAATTAAATTACCTTTATTTGTTGAAGACACGGTcagtaaaaaataattaattttttgcaAAAATTATGATGAGAACACTGGAGAGGTTTGAAGGGGAATAGGAAAAGAGAACCCTTGCTGAGAAAACTGAAGAGCACTTTGGCATATTTTTATTTTCAGTTTATCGAAAATGagatattaataaaataataattaatccAAAGAGCATGATCTTAGGGAGGGCAAAACAGTCTATGAATGTTATTGTTCATTAGTTACAAAAAAGTTGTTACAAAAAAGTTAAAATGAGGGAGGTAGACATAACATTACAAACGTGAGGGGAGGTCAGTGAAACGAAACAAATGTTGGGAGGTCTCTGaaattttctctttttatattttaaaGTTTGTCAAAACTTACCACTTTTGATCTCCGATAGTATTTAATAAACTCTAACCCTTAGATTTTATGAGAACCCGCAGGAAAGAAAAAATTAACCAGAAATACAAGGAAAGTtccatcaaatctcaaaaatcaTAAGACCAAAAACTACATCatacacccaaaaaaaaaaaaaaaaaaaaagaagaggaagaaattgtACCTCAAAAAGCCCAATTTTGTGATCTcttaaaataacaacaacaacaacaacaacaacccagtgaaatcccacaacgtggggtctggggagggtagagtgtacgcagaccttactcctaccaaggtaggatggctgtttccgagagaccctcgactcaataaaaacataaaaagaggtcagatacggctaagagattcaaagcgatatggaaatgaagtaacgcaagcaagcgacacagataacatagggTCAACTATGTTAAAATAGTAATGATAAAATTATATGAGAAAGGATCAAATTGGCCCGTCTACTATTAAAAAGGGTCAACTTTGTTATGCGTTATACAATCGGGCTAAAATAAACCTAACCTATGAAGTTACCTAAAGGTACAAAGATATCCCTCTACACTAAGTTGTCCAATGTGGAAATAAAGATTTCACAATTTTTTCACATGAATACCACATGAAAAATATCTCCAACTCAATTATCTTCTGCCCATATTTAGATCAAATTTATCTCTCTATCATTCGATTGAGTGCAATTTTACCCCACTAATAGTTGATTACGAGCAACTATACCCTTCAAAGTTCTTCGTTTTCATTTCTTATCCTTTTTCCGTTGGTTTTAATGGTAAGAATGAAATTGTCAACGACTGATAACTAAAAATACTTAATTACATGCATGGCGGCGAGTATATTTCCAACAATATTGTAAAAGTGTACTTCCAAAACACCATTGCTACAAGTTTCCTTTAGATGCTTTAAAGAGCTCTCAATATTGTAGTTTGTAGACAAAAGTTTCATTCGCCTAAGCTAATATGACATTAATTTCTCTTAATAGAAAGCCACAAACGACTTTCTTTAAAAACAAAGTTACATACATTACAGTGAATTAAGCATGTGATAACATGCTCATGGGGATGCACCAATTGAACTATGTACTTCAATGTCCACATGCTTAATACCAGGAACTATTTCCTGGATTTCCTTTTCTAGCCGATCAACTTCAGCCCCTAGTGCTGTCACGACTTCTTCACCTGCCAATATATAGTGATAAATTTATGAGTTTGCTAACATATATATGGTTTCTAATATTCTTACTGTTaacaagaacaagaaaagaacaCAGGAAATCACAATAAAGCCTTCGAATTTATTCATACCATAATGTGACATGATTTCCAAGATCGCTGCATCATCCTTCTGCTTTGAAGCCTTTCGAAgctatacgtatatatatatatataaagtggaTATCAAAAAACTGTAAGAAACTAATCTTGTCATTTCACAGGAGATAACTTTGAATTTCTGCGAAGCTAATCAATAACCTTTTTAGCCCACTGTTCGCGTCCAGCTCTGTCGAGATAATTTTGTACCAGCTTTACGCCATTGAAGTCTGCAATATAAAGACCATCATACTATATATTAATAGATGTACTAAGAAACAAGCTGAAAGAAAGCACCGGATCCAATCACCTATCTCAGCCTTAAACCTAAAGAAGCCAGGTCCGATCACCTCACTTTTGTAATCATAAACAGAATCAACAACCTGCAGTGGCAAGAACATTTCAGATACTTTAGTTAATTAATCAACCAGATTAGGAAATAAGAGTGTTCCAGAAAGAACATACTGGATCCTTTTTCAACAAATGCATAACTTTTTTCAAGTCTTTGTCGTCAATTGCTCTACCAATTAAAGCATGGCGGTTCCTCTGAATCAAAAATACTGCAACCTGCATATCATTTTCCATTTGATGAGCCTGGATTTCCTTTAATTTAGCATACCCAAAAGAAGGGCCTAATGTACATTAATAAAGAAGAAACAAACAAATAATACAGTTGGACACGTGAAATTAACTGTAAACATGTGAACAAGTGTATAGTCTCACATACCATTCCGAGAAGGTTGCCCACAACAATGGAACCAATGGGATCATAAATTGGATTTCCTGTGACATTAACTGCAACCAATGATGCACCGGCAACGACCAGGCCTGCAACTGAAGCACCATCCTACAAATTGAACACCAAATCACTCATCACTATAACAACAACACACATACGAGTAGCTAGCAAGTCCAGTAAAAGATTTGGCTATCACCTCAGTCATGACAGCAACAGCTGTAGGATCATGACCACGCCAAATATACTCTCTCACTTTCATTCCTTCTGAAGCAGCGCCTTTCCTCACGGATTGTATGGCCACCACAAGAGAAACACCTAAATAGATCCCGAAATGAGACAAATAACATGAACTATGATAAGAATGGACAATCCTGCTACATGCACTAAAGATTATTTTAGAAAGCGTACTCTCTATAATTAAAGAGCCACCAATGACCAAAGCTGCATATTCTAGATGTTCAGGGGACTGAAACAAATACAGAGAAAAATGCGATTCTTACTTAAGTGACAAAAAAGTATTCAACAGATAATGAACTGCTTTATTTTATCAATGATAAAATTACCTGAGAAGTCCATAGGTTTTGAAATCCGTTAACAATTGTAGCACCAGAACCAAGGCAAAAGATGCCAACAGCAGATATCAACGACCAGACAAAACGTTCCCTAAAGTAACCATATCTGAAAAAAGTATACAAATAAATAAAAGATTCACCAGGTTCACAAACTCACCCACGTGTGATATTTAATTAAAATGATGTTGCATGTCAAGGTATTAAGACTTACGGATGGGTAGAATCTGGTGCACGTTTAGAGCTATTTAAACCATACGCAAGAAGTGCCTACATGTATAGAAATGAATAATCTCAATGTTCCTAGTTTTATCCATGAATTATAATATGAGAACGTAACTATATACGCTGAATCCAAGTGGTAGATGGATAATGAGTTGAGAACCTGATTTGCAATATCTGCAACTGAATGTAGAGCTTCAGCCAGCATGACGTGACTGGAGCTGACAAACCAAACCCCAAGCTTCAGGGAAAGAACAAGAAAATTGCATCTTAAAGCTGTTGTGACGGCTCGCTGGCTACAACAAATATTAGGAATGCAAAATAAAGAAATTATAAGGTGACACAAAAAATAGAGATTTAAAGTTTCAGCTAGCTAGCTATCCATAAAAGTTACACGTACCCATGATCATCAAACTCTGCCTCCTTTTTCTTCTTAGATCTACTGAGAAAACCTGCAAATAAATAATTAACAGTAATGTCTATTAATGGGAATTTTTATAGGTGTGTCAGCACTGACGGAGGAGAAGAAACTCACCACGGGAGAAAAGGAGGTGACTAG
The nucleotide sequence above comes from Lycium barbarum isolate Lr01 chromosome 3, ASM1917538v2, whole genome shotgun sequence. Encoded proteins:
- the LOC132634395 gene encoding metal tolerance protein C4-like; this translates as MASTPRFLSFLRHRYRVSSPAGSFYTLLSPNFSQHSDHYCDKEPEPYFKACNHGLHGNAFSQYFIGGRGPAYSSSSLVFKQVNSAPFLSSLSRKSTSHLLFSRGFLSRSKKKKEAEFDDHGQRAVTTALRCNFLVLSLKLGVWFVSSSHVMLAEALHSVADIANQALLAYGLNSSKRAPDSTHPYGYFRERFVWSLISAVGIFCLGSGATIVNGFQNLWTSQSPEHLEYAALVIGGSLIIESVSLVVAIQSVRKGAASEGMKVREYIWRGHDPTAVAVMTEDGASVAGLVVAGASLVAVNVTGNPIYDPIGSIVVGNLLGMVAVFLIQRNRHALIGRAIDDKDLKKVMHLLKKDPVVDSVYDYKSEVIGPGFFRFKAEIDFNGVKLVQNYLDRAGREQWAKKLRKASKQKDDAAILEIMSHYGEEVVTALGAEVDRLEKEIQEIVPGIKHVDIEVHSSIGASP